The Campylobacter concisus genome contains a region encoding:
- a CDS encoding redoxin family protein — translation MIKVPTSIYLNTLDGKEFDFSAFARTHDCVIFIYPKIGEDFDLLSEQLQNTAGMKGCTKQAINYKKFLKDFNDLGFMVVAISSQDIAAQKKFQEETSAGVMFLNDSEFMLERALELPVFSASNGHKFYFRQTLIIKDGKIRRAYIVDDPENDAKNMLEKIKEKDY, via the coding sequence ATGATAAAAGTGCCTACGAGTATATATTTAAATACCTTAGATGGTAAGGAATTTGATTTTTCTGCCTTTGCAAGGACACACGACTGCGTTATTTTCATCTATCCAAAGATAGGTGAGGACTTTGATCTTTTAAGTGAGCAGCTGCAAAATACTGCGGGCATGAAGGGCTGCACCAAACAAGCTATAAACTACAAGAAATTTTTAAAAGATTTTAACGATCTTGGTTTCATGGTAGTGGCCATTAGCTCACAAGATATCGCAGCTCAAAAGAAATTTCAAGAAGAGACTTCGGCTGGAGTCATGTTTTTAAATGATAGTGAGTTTATGCTTGAGAGGGCGCTTGAACTTCCAGTTTTTTCTGCATCAAATGGACATAAATTCTACTTTAGGCAAACACTTATCATTAAAGATGGCAAGATAAGGCGCGCATATATAGTGGATGATCCTGAGAATGATGCTAAAAATATGCTAGAAAAAATCAAAGAAAAAGACTACTAG
- the modB gene encoding molybdate ABC transporter permease subunit, whose translation MIDELKSIDYEPFWLSLKLSFITTFILFFVCIALAYFMSQKKFFGKSFLESVISLPLVLPPSVLGFYLLIFLSPYSTFGKFIEEIFRVRLVFNFTGLVVASCIYSLPFMFGPIYAGLNSLKKSLFEASYSLGKNKLTTIFRVILPSIRSNLLTATVVSFAHTMGEFGVVLMIGGSVAGESKVASIAIFEAVEMLDYTKAHVYALLMLIISFFVLFIVYLLNSKKA comes from the coding sequence ATGATAGACGAGTTAAAAAGTATCGATTACGAGCCGTTTTGGCTATCACTAAAATTATCTTTTATAACAACTTTTATTTTATTTTTTGTCTGCATCGCACTTGCCTATTTTATGTCTCAAAAGAAATTTTTTGGCAAGTCGTTTTTAGAGTCGGTAATCTCACTACCTCTGGTCTTGCCGCCAAGTGTTCTTGGCTTTTATCTGCTCATTTTTCTTTCGCCTTATTCCACTTTTGGTAAATTTATCGAAGAAATTTTTAGAGTTAGGCTTGTTTTTAACTTCACAGGTCTTGTTGTGGCAAGTTGTATTTATTCATTGCCATTTATGTTTGGGCCGATTTATGCTGGACTAAATAGCCTAAAAAAGAGCCTTTTTGAAGCGAGCTATAGTCTTGGTAAAAACAAACTCACGACTATTTTTAGGGTAATTTTGCCAAGCATCAGATCAAATTTATTAACAGCTACTGTCGTTAGCTTTGCTCACACTATGGGCGAGTTTGGCGTTGTTTTAATGATAGGCGGTAGCGTAGCTGGAGAGAGCAAGGTCGCTAGCATTGCGATATTTGAAGCGGTTGAAATGCTTGATTATACCAAGGCTCATGTCTATGCACTTTTGATGTTAATAATTAGCTTTTTTGTCCTTTTTATAGTTTATCTTTTAAATTCTAAAAAAGCTTAA
- a CDS encoding sulfate/molybdate ABC transporter ATP-binding protein, producing MIEISCKKELNGGDGKFMLEADLSFESGDFVALYGASGGGKTTILRLIAGFETPQSGSIKVGDKVFFDEKTNLAPQKRNIGFLFQDYALFENMNVFKNLLFAKNDLALANKLLDICGLISLKNAKISTLSGGQKQRVALARAVMRKPEILLLDEPLSALDNAMREKLQDYLLALHDEFKMSIILVSHDIAEIYKLCNKVFVLENGKISRSGSASEIFLKSAGSQKFAFNAKILEIKKHDAIFVANVLINRQICEVVLSSSEAMNLKAGDMVVVSTKAFGVNLEKA from the coding sequence ATGATAGAAATTTCTTGCAAAAAAGAGCTAAATGGTGGCGACGGCAAATTTATGCTTGAGGCAGACCTTAGCTTTGAAAGTGGTGATTTTGTCGCACTTTATGGAGCAAGCGGCGGCGGAAAGACTACTATTTTAAGATTGATTGCTGGTTTTGAAACGCCACAAAGTGGCTCTATAAAGGTCGGAGATAAAGTTTTCTTTGATGAAAAGACAAATTTGGCTCCACAAAAGCGAAATATCGGCTTTTTATTTCAAGACTATGCACTTTTTGAAAATATGAATGTCTTTAAAAATTTGCTCTTTGCAAAAAATGATCTAGCTCTAGCGAACAAGCTTCTTGATATTTGCGGCCTAATAAGTCTAAAAAACGCAAAGATTAGCACTCTTTCTGGCGGTCAAAAGCAACGTGTTGCTTTGGCTCGTGCGGTTATGAGAAAGCCTGAAATTTTACTACTTGATGAGCCGTTAAGTGCGCTTGATAATGCCATGCGTGAGAAACTTCAAGACTATTTACTAGCACTTCATGATGAGTTTAAGATGAGCATTATTTTAGTAAGTCATGATATCGCTGAAATTTATAAGCTTTGCAATAAAGTCTTTGTCCTTGAGAATGGAAAAATTTCAAGATCAGGTAGCGCAAGTGAGATATTTTTAAAGAGTGCAGGATCGCAGAAATTTGCCTTTAATGCTAAAATTTTAGAGATAAAAAAACATGATGCGATCTTCGTAGCAAATGTATTAATAAACCGCCAAATTTGTGAAGTGGTGCTAAGTAGCAGCGAAGCAATGAATCTAAAAGCAGGCGATATGGTAGTAGTTAGCACAAAAGCATTTGGTGTAAATTTGGAAAAAGCATGA
- a CDS encoding TOBE domain-containing protein, protein MIRAKIVGILTKDDVSLFELKGLNLEANLFMLVLNEASKFTLDDEIGLGFKSSDVILAKDKLSNSSLENELKCVIEAINFGEILSVVSLKCGEIYFEAIISNHALRALNLSKNDSVFAYIKSTSIHISTQK, encoded by the coding sequence ATGATAAGAGCAAAGATCGTTGGAATTTTAACTAAAGATGACGTTAGCTTATTTGAGCTAAAGGGTCTAAATTTAGAGGCAAATTTATTTATGCTAGTTTTAAATGAGGCTAGCAAATTCACCTTAGATGATGAGATTGGCTTAGGTTTTAAAAGCTCCGATGTTATCTTGGCAAAAGACAAACTAAGTAATAGCTCGCTTGAAAACGAGCTAAAGTGCGTGATTGAAGCTATAAATTTTGGTGAAATTTTAAGTGTTGTTAGCTTAAAATGTGGCGAAATTTACTTCGAAGCTATTATCTCAAATCACGCTTTAAGAGCGCTAAATTTGAGTAAAAATGATAGTGTTTTTGCCTATATAAAATCTACTAGTATTCATATAAGTACTCAAAAATGA
- the modA gene encoding molybdate ABC transporter substrate-binding protein produces the protein MRKAFKFLCVAALLAINAFGTEVNVYAAANTTYAFPELIKEFNKLYPNTKINLTLGASGGLVTQIQNSAPADIFMAADMGFAQKAYDTGFAVAAPKVYAQGAVAIFSIRNVDFKKGIEVVRSLKAISIANPQTAPYGKASIEALKNAKLYDEVEKNIVYAQKISETLSQALSASDVGFIAASALFDEKMSKYKEGVNYIFVPQELYTPIDQGIVLLKHAEKNDDAKAFYEFILGDKSREIFKKFGYNVPAK, from the coding sequence ATGAGAAAAGCTTTTAAATTTTTATGTGTGGCGGCTTTGCTTGCCATAAACGCATTTGGTACTGAAGTAAATGTATATGCTGCTGCAAATACGACATATGCATTTCCAGAGCTTATAAAAGAGTTTAATAAGCTTTATCCAAATACAAAGATCAACTTAACCCTTGGTGCAAGTGGCGGTCTTGTTACGCAGATACAAAACTCGGCTCCAGCTGATATATTCATGGCTGCTGATATGGGCTTTGCTCAAAAAGCTTATGACACAGGCTTTGCAGTAGCTGCTCCAAAAGTTTATGCACAAGGTGCTGTTGCTATTTTCTCTATTAGAAATGTTGATTTCAAAAAAGGTATCGAAGTTGTTCGTAGCTTAAAGGCGATTTCTATCGCAAATCCACAAACTGCACCATACGGCAAAGCTAGTATAGAGGCTCTTAAAAACGCAAAACTTTATGACGAAGTAGAAAAAAATATCGTCTATGCTCAAAAAATTTCTGAAACTCTATCTCAAGCATTAAGTGCTTCTGATGTAGGTTTTATCGCTGCTAGCGCACTTTTTGATGAGAAAATGTCAAAATACAAAGAGGGCGTTAATTACATCTTTGTTCCACAAGAGCTATACACTCCGATCGATCAAGGCATAGTTCTTCTAAAACATGCTGAAAAAAATGATGATGCGAAGGCATTTTATGAGTTTATCTTAGGTGATAAATCAAGAGAAATTTTCAAGAAATTTGGTTACAACGTTCCAGCTAAATGA
- a CDS encoding TOBE domain-containing protein, whose protein sequence is MKADINLELFLGEDTQVLAKHITLLKAIKKTKSITKAAELVGISYKNAWDCLDTINNKSSKPLIIRADGNKKNSGSELSEYANKLIKIYDVILETQKDFLQKICQKVDFEDVDIINLQRMNMNLSARNQLSCEIISINRGAVNSQIIAKLSNGCTLESNITVESEKNLGLKVGQKVIYIFKAPAVILAKDLDIKISTKNQLKGEVIEAKIGAVNAEITLKLSDEQTLTAIITKDSAIQMKIGVGDTLLAIVKSSQIIIGV, encoded by the coding sequence TTGAAAGCAGATATAAATTTAGAACTATTTTTAGGCGAAGATACACAGGTTTTAGCTAAACATATTACATTATTAAAGGCCATAAAAAAGACAAAAAGTATCACAAAAGCAGCAGAATTGGTTGGTATATCATATAAAAATGCTTGGGACTGTCTTGATACGATAAATAATAAAAGTAGTAAGCCCCTTATTATTAGAGCTGATGGAAATAAAAAAAATAGTGGCTCCGAGCTAAGCGAGTATGCCAATAAACTGATAAAAATTTATGATGTCATTCTTGAGACTCAAAAGGATTTTTTGCAAAAAATTTGTCAAAAAGTAGATTTTGAGGATGTAGATATTATAAATCTTCAAAGAATGAATATGAACTTAAGTGCTAGAAATCAGCTCTCATGTGAGATTATTAGCATAAACCGCGGTGCGGTAAATTCTCAAATAATTGCAAAACTAAGTAATGGCTGCACGCTTGAGTCAAACATCACGGTTGAAAGTGAGAAAAATTTAGGCCTAAAAGTTGGACAAAAAGTTATTTATATTTTTAAAGCTCCAGCTGTCATTTTGGCTAAGGATCTAGATATAAAAATAAGCACAAAAAATCAATTAAAAGGCGAAGTGATCGAAGCAAAGATAGGAGCTGTAAATGCTGAAATCACTTTAAAACTAAGCGATGAACAGACTTTAACTGCTATCATCACAAAAGATAGTGCTATCCAGATGAAAATAGGTGTTGGCGATACACTTTTGGCAATAGTAAAATCATCTCAAATTATTATAGGAGTTTAA
- a CDS encoding VacJ family lipoprotein — protein MKFLLSIFFSLLLACANTDINTNSESDEFDVEFEARKDVFDPLSGYNRMMTHANDFIYVNMLTPVAKGYAYVVPKTARTMVSNFFDNLLFPVRFVNNLLQLKFQNAGEETLRFLANTIIGFGGLTDGAKYYDLKPHDEDFGQTLGYWGLGSGFHIVWPLIGPSNLRDTGGMVGDYFADPISYVDPILLSTGIKSYRAFNSFSQDPTAYEKLRKDAIDLYPFLRDAYEQRRDKLIKE, from the coding sequence ATGAAATTTTTGCTTTCTATCTTTTTTAGTTTGCTTTTAGCCTGTGCTAATACGGATATAAATACGAATAGCGAAAGCGATGAATTTGATGTTGAATTTGAAGCAAGAAAAGATGTTTTCGACCCGCTTAGTGGCTACAATAGAATGATGACACATGCAAATGACTTTATCTATGTAAATATGCTAACTCCGGTGGCAAAAGGCTATGCCTATGTTGTGCCAAAAACAGCTAGAACAATGGTTTCAAATTTCTTTGACAACCTTCTTTTCCCAGTTCGCTTTGTAAACAATCTACTTCAGCTTAAATTTCAAAATGCTGGCGAAGAGACATTGAGATTTTTAGCAAATACGATAATAGGTTTTGGCGGACTAACAGACGGAGCAAAATACTACGATCTAAAACCTCACGATGAAGATTTTGGACAAACGCTTGGATATTGGGGGCTTGGCAGCGGTTTTCATATAGTTTGGCCACTTATTGGACCATCAAATTTAAGAGATACTGGTGGCATGGTTGGAGATTATTTTGCTGATCCTATTAGCTACGTTGATCCTATACTTTTATCAACTGGCATAAAGTCATATAGAGCGTTTAATAGCTTTTCACAAGATCCAACTGCTTATGAAAAACTAAGAAAAGATGCTATTGATCTTTATCCATTTTTACGCGATGCTTACGAGCAAAGACGTGACAAGCTTATCAAGGAGTAA
- a CDS encoding ABC transporter substrate-binding protein has protein sequence MKILKILTMILLFTTSLFAISKEQIKPEVEMKTTKVIEILKDTNLDNNAKTKEIFALLDPFFDYKQMAKISLGKRYNSLSSDEQAKFDAAFEQKLKGSYIDKLLGYKDQEIHITGESEPQKNRYWLTSELINDGKSYEFVYKFYDAKERGWLIYDLDIVGVSIIQTYRSQFGDVLNNADFNTLLQKLNEAVLPDQNKTNP, from the coding sequence ATGAAAATTTTAAAAATTTTAACTATGATTTTACTTTTTACAACTAGCCTTTTTGCTATTTCAAAAGAGCAGATCAAGCCTGAAGTAGAGATGAAAACAACAAAGGTTATTGAAATTTTAAAAGATACAAATTTAGACAATAACGCAAAGACAAAAGAAATTTTTGCTCTTCTTGATCCATTTTTTGACTATAAACAAATGGCAAAGATAAGCCTTGGCAAACGTTACAACAGTCTAAGTAGCGATGAACAGGCTAAATTTGACGCAGCATTTGAGCAAAAACTAAAAGGCTCATACATAGATAAACTTTTAGGATACAAAGATCAAGAGATACATATAACTGGCGAGAGCGAACCTCAAAAAAATAGATACTGGCTAACATCTGAGCTTATAAATGATGGCAAGAGCTACGAATTTGTCTATAAATTTTATGACGCTAAAGAGCGTGGTTGGCTCATTTACGATCTTGATATCGTTGGCGTAAGCATCATTCAAACATACAGAAGTCAGTTTGGCGATGTGCTAAATAACGCTGATTTCAATACTCTTTTACAAAAGCTAAACGAAGCTGTTTTGCCTGATCAAAATAAAACTAACCCTTAA